The Acropora muricata isolate sample 2 unplaced genomic scaffold, ASM3666990v1 scaffold_703, whole genome shotgun sequence genome has a segment encoding these proteins:
- the LOC136906223 gene encoding putative ATP-dependent DNA helicase Q1: MNEIAVIVNHLILELGRAVFHPEFSTVQDNCILGIYHSNSWKSTKDRVLAQFKTNGVKRILIATTALCMGVNFPDVCYIVNWGPARSILDQHQEAGRAGRDGKKSHVIIIYHGQQVGHCEQEEKDFVRAKGCYRVAAHKILDATIEPLEPLHDCCSYCSTICKCGGAQCDGTDLPFESGMQEESRGENSNAKQREVTPEDRITLKEALCEVHSDMGVEGLSLDKSLSHGFSMQLIEDITSKCDTIFTLKI; the protein is encoded by the coding sequence ATGAATGAAATCGCTGTTATAGTGAACCATTTAATTTTAGAGCTAGGAAGGGCAGTGTTTCATCCAGAATTTTCTACAGTACAAGATAACTGTATCCTAGGAATTTACCATTCCAATTCCTGGAAAAGCACCAAGGATCGAGTTCttgcacaatttaaaacaaacgGTGTAAAACGCATACTAATTGCAACAACCGCCTTGTGCATGGGAGTGAACTTCCCTGATGTTTGTTACATTGTTAACTGGGGACCTGCACGTTCTATTCTTGACCAACATCAGGAGGCTGGAAGGGCAGGACGAGATGGGAAGAAATCACATGTCATAATCATTTACCATGGGCAGCAAGTTGGACATtgtgagcaagaagaaaaagatttTGTACGTGCTAAAGGATGTTATCGTGTTGCTGCACATAAAATCTTGGATGCCACAATTGAACCTCTTGAACCTCTTCACGACTGTTGCTCATATTGTTCAACCATTTGCAAGTGTGGTGGTGCACAATGTGATGGAACTGATTTGCCTTTTGAGAGTGGCATGCAAGAGGAAAGCAGAGGTGAAAACAGCAATGCCAAGCAGAGGGAGGTAACACCTGAAGACCGGATCACATTAAAAGAGGCCTTATGTGAGGTTCACAGTGACATGGGGGTGGAAGGACTCTCACTAGATAAAAGCTTAAGCCATGGCTTCTCAATGCAGCTGATAGAAGACATCACAAGCAAATGTGACACCATCTTTACACTTAAGATATAA